In Leisingera sp. NJS204, the following are encoded in one genomic region:
- a CDS encoding ABC transporter transmembrane domain-containing protein: MVLLLVTACLFPLLYLTLELPKRIINDAIGAETSTITLMGQSFDQLTFLWILCGGFLLAVLCHGLLKMRINTMKGVLAERMLRRFRYQLIARVLRFPQPYFERVSQGELVSMVTSESEPMGGLMGDAVSQPVLQAGQMLTILFFLFLQNFWFGMAAIALIPLQGWLIPMLQRQINLLNKKRIKQVRALATEIGESAAGAATLRINGGWRYRMAIITARLGRLYDIRFEIYQKKFFMKFLNNFITQLTPFFFYAVGGFLVLQGKVSLGALVAALAAYKDLASPWKELLTYYNQTQDMGLRWDVILERFAPQGMVDEKLLVGEPEELERLRGDVVLDAINVRDTDGNPVLEELSATFPAGQVIGIAAPSEEDRRALAELLTREILPATGTVTVADQNLSGLHQATVAARIGYATSRPVLFKGSFGDNVMMPMRLRPLGAAHNLQQLEIAKRAGNSPDPFDAPWLDPKLAGFSNEAELRSWWLQLVEGIGSDTALFRRGIEQCFEAPAHPDLAERLVGLRASVRKAILDAGLDVHVHFLEPEAYNPALPVAENLLFAASQQAMTGEVLHGHAEFLDQLKQLGLDEGLVALTRDVVEMLRQIFGMDGTGHPLFRKLGLDVGAYETALSLVDRPGTVNAAALSREELAQLLIVPFTISAEQIGPAFEEEMKERILGFRRSHGQSLLKALGAGFVPFAEEAIAPTLTVLENALFGKISDAAGAKGDEVRKLVSELMVREGLRDQVVELIFDMPIAVGGQGLAASFAEPLAFCRATIKKPDILILDSAMASYDQDTRVAVHKNLRKLLPGTTLIYLAPSFQSPDVFDVFFELRQGRLVSDEAQAAAAGDGAASQDLARKLRALEQTELFSGLNRRQLRLLAFGARWYDAKAGEVVFLKDDEASDGAYMILEGEAELFLPQPGGEDRLITTVGPGRLVGELGLIRHEARALSMIAATDLSCLRIGEEEFLAVVENDASTAFKLLQVVAGYVSN, encoded by the coding sequence CTGGTGCTGCTGCTGGTCACGGCCTGCCTGTTCCCGCTTCTTTACCTGACGCTGGAGCTGCCGAAACGGATCATCAATGATGCAATCGGCGCTGAGACCTCCACTATAACCCTGATGGGGCAAAGCTTTGATCAGCTGACCTTCCTGTGGATTCTGTGCGGCGGCTTTTTGTTGGCGGTGCTGTGCCACGGCCTGCTGAAAATGCGCATCAACACCATGAAGGGGGTGCTGGCCGAGCGGATGCTGCGCCGCTTCCGTTATCAGCTGATTGCCCGGGTGCTGCGCTTTCCGCAACCATATTTTGAACGGGTCAGCCAGGGCGAGCTGGTGTCCATGGTAACTTCGGAATCCGAGCCGATGGGCGGGCTGATGGGGGATGCGGTCAGCCAGCCGGTGCTGCAAGCCGGGCAGATGCTGACCATCCTGTTTTTCCTTTTCCTGCAGAATTTCTGGTTCGGAATGGCAGCCATCGCGCTCATTCCTTTGCAAGGCTGGCTGATCCCGATGCTGCAACGGCAGATCAACCTGCTGAACAAGAAACGCATCAAACAGGTGCGGGCGCTGGCGACTGAGATCGGCGAAAGCGCCGCGGGTGCTGCGACGCTGCGGATCAATGGCGGCTGGCGCTACCGGATGGCGATCATCACGGCGCGGCTGGGGCGGCTGTATGACATCCGCTTCGAGATCTACCAGAAAAAATTCTTCATGAAGTTTCTCAACAACTTCATCACCCAGCTGACGCCGTTTTTCTTTTATGCCGTCGGCGGCTTTCTGGTGCTGCAGGGCAAAGTCTCATTGGGCGCATTGGTGGCGGCGCTTGCCGCTTACAAGGATCTGGCGTCGCCCTGGAAAGAATTGCTGACCTATTACAACCAGACTCAGGACATGGGGTTGCGCTGGGACGTGATCCTGGAGCGCTTTGCACCGCAGGGCATGGTGGATGAAAAACTGCTGGTCGGCGAGCCGGAGGAGCTGGAGCGCCTGCGCGGAGATGTGGTCCTGGATGCGATCAATGTGCGTGACACGGATGGTAATCCGGTGCTGGAGGAGCTGAGCGCAACCTTCCCCGCAGGGCAGGTCATCGGTATTGCGGCCCCCTCCGAAGAAGACCGCCGGGCCCTGGCGGAACTGCTGACGCGGGAAATCCTGCCCGCAACAGGGACGGTGACGGTGGCCGATCAGAACCTCAGCGGGCTGCACCAGGCAACGGTGGCAGCGCGGATCGGCTATGCCACCTCGCGGCCGGTTCTGTTTAAGGGATCTTTTGGCGACAATGTGATGATGCCAATGCGGCTGCGCCCGTTGGGCGCGGCCCACAACTTGCAACAGCTGGAAATAGCCAAACGCGCGGGCAACAGCCCGGATCCCTTTGATGCGCCCTGGCTTGATCCCAAACTGGCTGGTTTTTCCAACGAGGCGGAACTGCGGAGCTGGTGGCTGCAGCTGGTTGAGGGGATCGGATCCGATACCGCCCTGTTCCGCCGGGGTATCGAACAGTGTTTCGAGGCACCCGCCCACCCGGATCTGGCGGAGCGGCTGGTCGGATTGCGCGCGTCGGTGCGCAAGGCCATTCTGGACGCCGGTCTGGATGTGCACGTGCATTTTCTGGAACCAGAAGCATACAACCCGGCGCTGCCGGTTGCGGAAAACCTGCTGTTTGCAGCCTCGCAGCAGGCCATGACCGGCGAGGTCTTGCATGGTCATGCGGAATTTCTCGACCAGCTCAAGCAGCTGGGGCTGGACGAAGGGCTGGTGGCGCTGACCCGTGATGTGGTGGAGATGCTGCGGCAGATCTTCGGCATGGATGGCACTGGCCACCCGCTGTTCCGCAAGTTGGGATTGGATGTGGGCGCCTATGAAACGGCACTGTCGCTGGTCGACCGGCCCGGTACCGTCAATGCGGCGGCGCTCAGCCGTGAGGAGCTGGCGCAGCTGCTGATCGTGCCTTTCACCATCTCGGCGGAACAGATCGGCCCGGCCTTTGAAGAGGAAATGAAAGAGCGGATCCTAGGCTTTCGCCGCAGCCACGGGCAAAGCTTGCTAAAAGCTTTGGGCGCGGGCTTTGTGCCGTTTGCAGAAGAGGCCATCGCCCCCACGCTGACGGTTCTGGAAAATGCTCTGTTTGGCAAAATATCGGACGCTGCCGGGGCCAAGGGCGATGAGGTGCGCAAACTGGTTTCCGAACTGATGGTGCGCGAAGGCTTGCGTGACCAGGTGGTGGAGCTGATCTTTGACATGCCGATTGCGGTGGGCGGGCAGGGGCTGGCCGCCAGCTTTGCCGAGCCGCTGGCCTTTTGCCGGGCCACAATCAAGAAACCGGATATCCTGATCCTCGATTCCGCGATGGCAAGCTATGATCAGGACACCCGGGTCGCGGTGCATAAGAACCTGCGAAAGCTGTTGCCCGGCACCACGCTGATCTATCTTGCCCCAAGCTTCCAAAGTCCGGATGTCTTTGACGTCTTCTTTGAACTGCGCCAGGGCCGTCTGGTCAGCGACGAGGCGCAGGCCGCGGCAGCGGGCGACGGGGCGGCCAGCCAGGACCTGGCCCGCAAGCTGAGGGCACTGGAACAGACTGAACTGTTCTCCGGCTTGAACCGCCGCCAGCTTCGTCTTCTGGCCTTTGGCGCCCGCTGGTATGATGCCAAGGCGGGCGAGGTGGTGTTCCTGAAGGATGATGAAGCATCGGACGGGGCGTATATGATCCTTGAAGGCGAGGCAGAGCTTTTCTTGCCGCAGCCCGGCGGCGAGGACCGGCTGATTACCACGGTTGGCCCCGGGCGGCTGGTGGGGGAACTGGGTCTGATCCGGCATGAAGCCCGGGCGCTGAGCATGATTGCGGCGACGGACCTCAGCTGCCTGCGGATCGGCGAAGAAGAATTCCTGGCAGTGGTGGAAAATGACGCTTCTACGGCATTCAAGCTATTGCAGGTGGTGGCGGGCTACGTCTCCAATTGA
- a CDS encoding ABC transporter ATP-binding protein, which translates to MHPLLSVENLSIGFGKGDPVVKDVSFAVQPGETLALVGESGSGKTVSCRAVLRILPKVAQLRSGRILLNTRGSELDLATLDERRMRDVRGNTVAMIFQEPMRSLSPLHRIGNQVSEVLWLHGRKSERKARKEVLECFERVGFSDPERTYRSYPFELSGGMRQRAMIAMAMVAKPDLLIADEPTTALDVTTQAQVLGLMKELQRETGMAMILVTHDLGVVANMAEQVVVMHKGRVMESGRAEPMLRTPAHPYTKALFNAAPEIPDEAVVAIPPSRDDLIMEMKSVSKTYTLRASKGWQAPTLIHACREVDLRLARGKTLAVVGESGSGKTTAARIALGAELPDPGGEVLFRPDPDQPAVTVHSMDRAARTAFQRQAQMVFQDPYSSLSPRMRIQDTLVEPLDIHRIGSRAERRDKAADMLRLVGLSPDMLKRYPHAFSGGQRQRLSIARALMLEPALIVCDEPTSALDVSVQEQILLLLEEIRDRQNLSYLFISHDLAVVARIADEVAVMRRGLIVEQAPPETLFYNPQHPYTKALIAAQPEPDIDRPIDLKLVAQGAGAPDCWPEEFRFNGSDAPRLVNLKHLEPGHKVRCHA; encoded by the coding sequence ATGCACCCGCTGCTTTCCGTTGAAAATCTCAGCATTGGGTTTGGCAAGGGCGACCCCGTCGTGAAGGACGTCAGCTTTGCTGTGCAGCCAGGCGAAACACTCGCCTTGGTCGGGGAAAGCGGCTCGGGGAAAACGGTCTCTTGCCGGGCCGTGCTGCGCATCCTGCCGAAGGTGGCGCAGCTGCGCTCCGGGCGCATTTTGCTGAACACCCGCGGCAGCGAACTTGACCTTGCGACGCTCGACGAACGGCGGATGCGCGACGTTCGCGGCAATACCGTCGCGATGATTTTTCAGGAGCCGATGCGCTCGCTTTCGCCGCTGCACCGGATCGGCAATCAGGTGTCCGAAGTGCTGTGGCTGCATGGCCGCAAGTCCGAACGCAAGGCACGCAAGGAGGTTCTTGAATGCTTTGAGCGGGTCGGCTTCTCCGATCCGGAACGCACCTACAGATCTTATCCCTTCGAACTGTCCGGCGGGATGCGCCAGCGGGCGATGATCGCCATGGCCATGGTGGCCAAGCCGGACCTGCTGATCGCGGATGAGCCGACCACGGCGCTGGACGTGACCACACAGGCCCAGGTTCTGGGGCTGATGAAAGAGTTGCAGCGCGAAACCGGTATGGCGATGATCCTGGTCACTCATGATCTCGGGGTGGTCGCCAATATGGCAGAGCAAGTGGTGGTGATGCACAAGGGCCGGGTGATGGAATCCGGCCGTGCGGAACCGATGCTGCGCACCCCTGCCCACCCCTACACCAAGGCCCTGTTCAACGCTGCACCGGAAATTCCGGATGAAGCGGTCGTCGCCATCCCGCCGTCACGCGATGACCTGATCATGGAAATGAAGTCGGTCTCCAAGACCTACACATTAAGAGCCAGCAAGGGCTGGCAAGCTCCGACCCTGATCCACGCCTGCCGCGAGGTTGATTTGCGGTTAGCCCGCGGGAAAACCTTGGCAGTTGTCGGTGAAAGCGGCTCGGGCAAGACCACGGCTGCACGAATTGCCTTGGGGGCAGAGCTTCCGGATCCCGGCGGCGAGGTGCTGTTCCGCCCTGATCCGGATCAGCCGGCGGTCACCGTGCACAGCATGGACCGCGCCGCGCGCACCGCCTTTCAGCGGCAGGCCCAGATGGTGTTCCAGGACCCTTACTCCTCGCTGTCGCCCAGGATGCGCATTCAGGATACTTTGGTCGAGCCGCTGGACATCCATCGCATCGGTTCTCGTGCCGAACGCCGGGACAAGGCGGCGGACATGCTGCGGCTGGTCGGCCTGTCACCGGACATGCTGAAACGCTATCCGCACGCGTTTTCCGGCGGTCAGCGCCAGCGGCTGTCGATCGCGCGCGCGCTGATGCTGGAACCGGCGCTGATCGTCTGCGACGAACCGACCTCGGCGCTGGATGTTTCAGTGCAAGAGCAGATCCTGCTGCTGCTGGAGGAAATCCGCGACCGGCAAAACCTGTCTTATCTGTTCATCAGCCATGATTTGGCCGTGGTCGCCCGCATCGCAGATGAGGTCGCCGTGATGCGGCGCGGGTTGATTGTCGAGCAGGCACCGCCGGAAACCTTGTTCTATAATCCTCAGCACCCCTACACCAAGGCGCTGATCGCAGCCCAGCCGGAACCCGATATCGACCGGCCCATCGACTTGAAACTGGTGGCCCAGGGCGCAGGCGCGCCGGACTGCTGGCCCGAGGAATTCCGCTTTAACGGATCTGATGCCCCGCGACTGGTAAACCTGAAACACCTGGAACCCGGCCATAAGGTGCGCTGCCATGCTTGA
- a CDS encoding Lrp/AsnC family transcriptional regulator, translating to MKLDDRDSRILTLLQEDSRISNADLAEAVGMSPSALWRRVRALEEAGIIERYGAVVNAPAMGLGFQAIVHVHLTRHDPDKLVEFIRAVESSPLVQECYATTGQSDYHLRVLAPDLDAYNRFLEGFLFRLPAVASAQTNVVLRTIKRDRPVVP from the coding sequence ATGAAGCTTGACGACCGCGATTCCCGTATCCTCACCTTGCTGCAGGAAGACTCCCGCATTTCCAACGCTGATCTGGCAGAGGCCGTGGGCATGTCGCCGTCGGCCCTGTGGCGCCGGGTGCGGGCGTTGGAGGAGGCGGGCATTATTGAACGTTACGGTGCGGTGGTGAACGCACCGGCAATGGGGCTGGGGTTCCAGGCTATCGTGCATGTGCATTTAACCCGCCACGATCCGGACAAACTGGTGGAGTTCATTCGCGCGGTTGAGAGCAGTCCGCTGGTTCAGGAATGTTACGCAACGACGGGGCAGTCCGACTATCACCTGCGGGTTCTGGCGCCGGATCTGGATGCTTATAACCGGTTTCTGGAGGGTTTCCTGTTCCGCCTGCCAGCGGTAGCCAGCGCCCAGACCAATGTGGTGTTGCGCACGATCAAACGGGACAGGCCTGTTGTGCCTTAG
- a CDS encoding indolepyruvate ferredoxin oxidoreductase family protein: protein MTKLSHDFRSYKLDDRYEMTQGRVFLTGTQALARIMLDQARRDQEAGLNTAGFVSGYRGSPLGAVDLEFWRAKDRMQANRIKFMPAVNEDLGATAVLGAQQAVLDPHCEVEGVFSMWYGKGPGVDRSGDALKHGNAYGSSAKGGVLVVAGDDHGCVSSSMPHQSDVAFMSWFMPVLNPADVSEYLAFGEYGFALSRYSGTWVGFKAVSETVESARSVDLQPDREFICPELADYPGGLHIRRSDLPSPEIETRIHAKLDAVRAFAEANPIDKRIYDIKDARFGFVSTGKGHLDLMEALRLLGLDEAACRRLKIDIYKVGMVWPLDRTDALKFVKGKQEVLVVEEKRGIIESQFKENFYDWPGSKPEKMVGKYDSQGEPLIPWTGELSPLLLAPIVAARLDSFFPEENLPAKAAALTAEPPKLLNVPGAARTPYFCSGCPHNSSTKLPEGSKAFSGIGCHVMASWMDRDTAGYAQMGGEGVPWTVASQFNGNKHVFQNLGEGTWYHSGSLAIRQAVAAGTNITYKILYNDAVAMTGGQPVDGPVSVHGIAQTCRAEGVERIALVSDDIGKFVRSDFPSGTTFHDRSALDTVQRELRDISGVTVLIYEQTCATEKRRRRKRGKMEDPKRFAFINDLVCEGCGDCSVESNCLSVEPKETPFGRKRKINLSTCNMDFSCLNGFCPSFVTVEGGTRKKKKPAGLDAAALTAKLPAPELPSLKTPFDLLVTGVGGTGVVTVGALITMAAHLEGKGSSVLDFTGFAQKFGTVLSYIRLSKEPGTLNQVRIEQGGADAVIGCDVVVSSAPKASAHYRAGTKVVLNRAEMPTGDLVLRRDADLMAGLREKTIAEAVGPQNLSGFNANEAAETMLGDAVLANVMMLGFAWQQGLVPVSAGALDQAIELNGVAIEKNRLAFAIGRAMAEDPKLVASHFEETPAKTETLDALIERRATFLTGYQNMAYAGRYTAALNRFRDALPAEAQEELTAAAARALFKLMAYKDEYEVARLLTSDAFQHQLEDEFEGDFSVKYHLAPPLLNWKKDARGRPAKRAFGAWLRPAMHLLAKGKTLRGSAFNIFGYHEEARLHRDLLAWFEAALKTIASRYRADAHEVCLKVLKAPMDIRGYGPVRLKAAEEARAQAEGILRSL, encoded by the coding sequence ATGACCAAGCTGAGCCACGATTTCCGCAGCTACAAGCTGGACGACCGGTACGAAATGACCCAGGGCCGGGTTTTCCTGACCGGCACTCAGGCTTTGGCCCGGATTATGCTTGATCAGGCGCGCCGCGATCAGGAAGCCGGCTTGAATACCGCGGGCTTTGTCTCAGGTTACCGCGGCTCGCCTTTGGGGGCAGTCGACCTGGAATTCTGGCGCGCCAAGGACCGGATGCAGGCAAACCGGATCAAGTTCATGCCAGCGGTGAACGAGGACCTTGGCGCCACAGCTGTCCTGGGTGCGCAGCAGGCCGTGCTGGACCCGCATTGCGAGGTCGAGGGTGTGTTTTCCATGTGGTACGGCAAGGGGCCGGGCGTCGACCGCTCCGGCGATGCGCTGAAGCATGGAAACGCCTATGGCTCCTCCGCAAAAGGCGGTGTGCTGGTGGTGGCTGGTGACGACCACGGCTGTGTCAGCTCCTCGATGCCGCATCAGTCGGATGTGGCATTCATGTCCTGGTTCATGCCGGTGCTGAACCCAGCAGATGTGTCGGAGTATCTGGCTTTTGGCGAATACGGCTTTGCCCTGTCGCGCTACTCCGGCACTTGGGTCGGCTTCAAGGCGGTGTCGGAAACCGTTGAGAGCGCGCGCTCGGTGGACCTGCAGCCGGACCGTGAATTCATCTGCCCGGAGCTGGCGGATTACCCAGGCGGGCTGCATATCCGCCGCTCCGACCTGCCCTCTCCCGAGATTGAGACCCGCATTCACGCCAAGCTGGATGCCGTTCGCGCCTTTGCCGAGGCCAACCCGATCGACAAGCGGATTTACGACATCAAGGACGCGCGTTTTGGTTTTGTTTCCACCGGAAAGGGTCATCTTGATCTCATGGAAGCGCTGCGCCTTCTTGGGCTGGATGAGGCCGCCTGCCGCCGCCTGAAGATCGACATTTACAAAGTCGGCATGGTCTGGCCGCTGGACCGCACCGACGCGCTGAAGTTCGTCAAAGGCAAGCAGGAAGTGCTGGTTGTCGAGGAAAAGCGCGGAATCATTGAAAGCCAGTTCAAGGAAAACTTCTATGACTGGCCCGGCAGCAAACCCGAAAAGATGGTCGGCAAATACGACAGCCAAGGGGAGCCTCTGATCCCCTGGACCGGGGAGTTGAGCCCGCTGCTGCTTGCCCCCATTGTTGCCGCGCGGCTCGATAGTTTTTTCCCGGAGGAAAACCTGCCAGCCAAGGCCGCAGCACTCACGGCGGAACCGCCGAAGCTGTTGAACGTGCCCGGCGCCGCCCGCACGCCCTATTTCTGCTCCGGCTGCCCGCACAACAGCTCGACCAAGCTGCCCGAAGGATCCAAGGCGTTTTCCGGCATCGGCTGCCACGTGATGGCCAGTTGGATGGACCGCGACACAGCCGGCTATGCGCAGATGGGCGGCGAAGGCGTGCCCTGGACCGTGGCCTCGCAGTTCAATGGAAACAAGCATGTGTTCCAGAACCTGGGCGAAGGCACCTGGTATCATTCCGGCTCGCTGGCGATCCGCCAGGCAGTCGCGGCCGGCACCAATATCACTTACAAAATCCTGTATAATGACGCAGTGGCGATGACGGGCGGCCAGCCGGTGGACGGGCCGGTCTCGGTGCATGGTATCGCCCAGACCTGCCGCGCCGAGGGAGTGGAACGGATTGCATTGGTCTCGGACGACATTGGCAAGTTTGTCCGCAGCGACTTCCCCTCCGGCACCACCTTCCATGACCGCAGCGCGCTGGACACGGTGCAGCGGGAATTGCGCGACATCTCCGGCGTCACTGTTCTGATCTACGAACAGACCTGCGCCACTGAAAAACGCCGCCGCCGAAAGCGGGGCAAGATGGAGGACCCGAAACGCTTTGCCTTCATCAACGACCTGGTGTGTGAGGGGTGCGGCGACTGCTCGGTTGAATCCAACTGCCTGAGCGTCGAACCGAAGGAAACGCCCTTTGGCCGCAAGCGCAAGATCAACCTGTCCACTTGCAACATGGATTTCTCCTGCCTGAACGGCTTCTGCCCTTCTTTCGTCACTGTAGAAGGGGGCACCCGGAAGAAGAAAAAACCCGCTGGTCTGGACGCCGCCGCATTGACCGCCAAGCTGCCGGCGCCGGAACTGCCCTCTCTCAAGACGCCGTTCGACCTGCTGGTCACCGGAGTCGGCGGCACCGGTGTTGTCACGGTCGGCGCGCTGATCACCATGGCGGCCCATCTGGAAGGCAAGGGATCAAGCGTGCTGGATTTCACCGGCTTTGCGCAGAAGTTCGGAACTGTCCTCAGCTACATCCGGCTGTCCAAAGAACCCGGCACCTTGAACCAGGTGCGTATCGAACAGGGCGGCGCGGATGCGGTTATCGGCTGCGACGTGGTGGTCAGCTCGGCGCCCAAGGCCTCGGCCCATTACCGCGCAGGCACCAAGGTGGTGCTGAACCGGGCTGAAATGCCCACTGGCGATCTGGTGCTGCGCCGCGATGCCGATCTGATGGCAGGCCTGCGCGAGAAAACCATTGCCGAGGCCGTCGGACCGCAAAACCTGTCCGGTTTCAACGCCAATGAAGCCGCCGAGACAATGCTGGGCGACGCTGTGCTGGCAAATGTCATGATGCTGGGTTTTGCCTGGCAGCAAGGGCTGGTGCCGGTCAGTGCCGGGGCGCTGGACCAGGCGATTGAGCTGAACGGCGTTGCCATTGAAAAAAACCGCCTCGCCTTTGCCATAGGCCGTGCCATGGCGGAGGACCCGAAACTGGTCGCCAGCCACTTTGAGGAGACACCCGCAAAGACGGAAACATTGGACGCGCTGATCGAACGCCGTGCCACTTTCCTCACCGGCTATCAGAACATGGCTTATGCGGGACGCTACACCGCTGCCCTGAACCGGTTCCGCGACGCATTGCCTGCGGAGGCACAGGAAGAATTGACCGCAGCCGCGGCGCGGGCGCTATTCAAATTGATGGCGTACAAAGACGAATATGAAGTTGCCCGGCTCCTGACCAGCGACGCCTTCCAGCACCAGCTTGAGGATGAGTTCGAGGGGGATTTCAGTGTCAAATACCACCTCGCGCCGCCTTTGCTGAACTGGAAAAAGGACGCCCGCGGACGCCCAGCAAAACGGGCCTTTGGGGCCTGGCTGCGACCGGCGATGCACTTGCTGGCCAAGGGCAAGACGTTGCGCGGTTCGGCCTTCAATATCTTCGGTTATCACGAAGAAGCCCGCCTGCACCGCGATCTGCTGGCCTGGTTTGAGGCCGCGCTGAAGACCATCGCCAGCCGTTACCGTGCCGATGCGCATGAGGTCTGCCTGAAGGTACTGAAAGCGCCAATGGATATCCGCGGCTATGGCCCGGTCCGGCTGAAAGCAGCTGAGGAGGCGCGCGCGCAGGCTGAGGGTATTCTCCGCAGCCTGTAA
- a CDS encoding DUF3307 domain-containing protein, with protein sequence MPEYVGSVLLLLCALQVKHLFADFFLQTPKMLSGRCAYVHMGRAQHAGVHVIGSAIVYALFSAPVPFILVLAALEWVVHFHIDFGKARFSERKKLNPQQAMFWQAMGSDQALHQLTYIAMAWAWVKYAAM encoded by the coding sequence TTGCCGGAATATGTCGGATCCGTTCTGCTGCTGCTCTGCGCGTTGCAGGTCAAACACCTGTTTGCCGACTTCTTTCTGCAAACCCCCAAGATGCTGTCCGGCCGCTGCGCCTATGTCCATATGGGCCGTGCCCAGCATGCGGGTGTCCACGTGATCGGCTCAGCCATTGTCTACGCGTTGTTCAGCGCACCCGTGCCGTTCATCCTGGTGCTGGCGGCGCTGGAATGGGTCGTGCATTTTCACATCGACTTCGGCAAGGCCCGGTTTTCCGAGCGTAAAAAGCTGAACCCGCAGCAAGCGATGTTCTGGCAGGCCATGGGATCAGATCAGGCACTGCACCAGCTGACCTATATCGCCATGGCCTGGGCCTGGGTGAAATACGCGGCGATGTGA
- a CDS encoding TetR/AcrR family transcriptional regulator, whose product MAQKTVLHRDDPEAEPLVGNIKVTRNDWLNVAMDVLISDGVEQVKVLALAERMQVSRSSFYWYFKSRQDLLDALLKTWEQTNTAGMVRQAEAPAKAITGAVLNVFQCIANPDLFNTALDFAVRDWSRRSGKVRSLLDRSDRRRVEALTAMFARYGYADREAVTRAKVLYYMQLGYEMADPNESHAHRLEVTPEYLKVFTGREPLSEEMADFTEFTKQHWDV is encoded by the coding sequence ATGGCGCAAAAAACTGTTCTGCACCGGGACGATCCGGAAGCCGAGCCGCTGGTCGGCAATATTAAGGTCACCCGCAACGACTGGCTGAATGTCGCGATGGATGTGCTGATCTCGGACGGGGTGGAGCAGGTGAAAGTGCTGGCGCTGGCCGAGCGGATGCAGGTTTCGCGCTCGTCGTTCTACTGGTATTTCAAATCACGCCAGGACTTGCTGGATGCGCTGCTCAAGACCTGGGAGCAGACCAATACCGCCGGCATGGTCCGCCAGGCCGAGGCGCCGGCCAAGGCCATCACCGGGGCAGTGCTGAATGTGTTCCAGTGCATCGCCAACCCTGATCTGTTCAACACTGCGCTGGACTTTGCCGTACGTGACTGGTCGCGCCGTTCCGGCAAGGTGCGCAGCCTGCTGGACCGCTCGGACCGGCGCCGGGTCGAGGCGCTGACGGCGATGTTTGCCCGCTACGGCTATGCGGACCGGGAAGCAGTGACCCGGGCCAAGGTGCTGTACTACATGCAGCTCGGCTATGAGATGGCGGATCCGAATGAAAGCCACGCCCACCGGCTGGAGGTGACGCCCGAGTACCTCAAGGTCTTTACCGGGCGCGAGCCGTTGTCCGAAGAGATGGCGGACTTCACTGAATTCACCAAGCAGCACTGGGACGTCTGA